The Mytilus galloprovincialis chromosome 7, xbMytGall1.hap1.1, whole genome shotgun sequence genome has a window encoding:
- the LOC143083399 gene encoding uncharacterized protein LOC143083399 has translation MKVSICLVASLLLVFVGVNMANDEMMEENELAHNLVKRSKPTPPCVNDGASCRYRKCCSSSTCVYGSCKACNPRKCKKTRDCCDESSCVYGNCKSCLPRTCKKTRDCCRDSKCVYGNCKSCRGMTCQRKKDCCEGYTCSYKKCVRKD, from the exons ATGAAGGTTTCTATTTGTTTAGTCGCAAGTTTGTTGTTGGTGTTTGTTGGAG TCAACATGGCTAATGACGAAATGATGGAAGAGAATGAGCTGGCCCACAA TCTTGTGAAAAGAAGTAAACCCACACCACCATGTGTGAATGATGGAGCAAGTTGCCGATATCGTAAATGTTGTTCCAGTTCTACCTGCGTTTACGGATCCTGCAAGGCATGTAACCCAAGGAAATGCAAAAAGACCCGTGATTGCTGTGATGAATCTAGCTGCGTTTACGGAAACTGCAAGTCTTGTCTCCCAAGAACATGCAAAAAGACCCGTGACTGCTGTAGAGATTCAAAGTGCGTTTACGGAAACTGTAAGTCATGCAGAGGAATGACCTGTCAAAGAAAAAAAGACTGTTGTGAAGGATATACCTGTTCCTACAAGAAATGTGTAAGGAAGGATTAA